Proteins encoded by one window of Streptococcus suis S735:
- a CDS encoding L-ribulose-5-phosphate 4-epimerase, whose protein sequence is MPKDLQEMRQRVYEANIALPAHGLVKFTWGNVSEVCRELGRIVIKPSGVDYEKLSPENMVVTDLDGNVVEGDLNPSSDLATHVALYKAWPNVHAVVHTHSTEAVGWAQAGRDIPFYGTTHADYFYGPVPCARSLTAEEVNSAYEKETGSVIIEEFERRGIDPVAVPGIVVRNHGPFTWGKNPAQAVYHSVVLEEVARMNRYTEQINPRVEPAPSYIMDKHYLRKHGPNAYYGQKGDEH, encoded by the coding sequence ATGCCAAAAGATTTACAGGAAATGCGTCAACGGGTCTATGAAGCCAATATCGCCCTGCCTGCTCATGGGCTCGTCAAGTTTACCTGGGGCAACGTATCAGAAGTCTGCCGAGAACTTGGTCGCATCGTCATCAAGCCCTCTGGTGTGGACTATGAAAAATTGTCACCGGAAAACATGGTGGTGACCGACTTGGACGGAAATGTAGTGGAAGGGGACTTGAATCCTTCGTCTGACTTGGCGACCCACGTTGCCCTCTACAAGGCTTGGCCAAATGTCCACGCTGTTGTCCATACCCATTCGACAGAAGCAGTTGGTTGGGCTCAGGCAGGTCGTGACATTCCATTTTATGGGACAACTCATGCGGACTATTTCTATGGTCCGGTACCATGTGCCCGTTCTTTGACAGCTGAGGAAGTAAACTCGGCCTATGAAAAAGAAACAGGTTCAGTCATCATCGAGGAATTTGAACGCCGTGGTATCGACCCAGTTGCTGTACCAGGAATTGTTGTCCGTAACCATGGACCATTTACCTGGGGCAAGAATCCTGCTCAGGCAGTCTACCACAGCGTTGTCCTTGAGGAAGTAGCTCGGATGAACCGCTACACCGAGCAGATTAATCCAAGGGTGGAGCCAGCACCAAGCTATATCATGGACAAGCACTACCTCCGTAAACATGGTCCAAATGCCTACTATGGACAAAAGGGTGATGAACATTAA
- a CDS encoding L-ribulose-5-phosphate 3-epimerase: protein MARPIGIYEKATPKHFTWKERLEFAKELGFDFVEMSVDESDARLARLEWTKEERLDLVKAIYETGVRIPTICFSGHRRYPLGSNDPALEAKSLETMKQCIELAQDLGVRVIQLAGYDVYYEEKSPETRERFIKNLRQACDWAEQAQVMLGIEIMDDPFINSIEKYLAVEKEIDSPYLFVYPDTGNVSAWHNDIYSEFYLGHRSIAALHLKDTYAVTENSKGQFRDVPFGQGCVDWDNMFAVLKKTNYQGPFLIEMWSENCETVEETRAAIKEAQDFLYPLIEKAGLN, encoded by the coding sequence ATGGCACGACCAATCGGAATATATGAAAAGGCAACGCCCAAACACTTCACATGGAAGGAACGTTTGGAGTTTGCCAAAGAATTAGGTTTCGACTTTGTGGAAATGTCGGTAGATGAGAGCGATGCACGCTTGGCTCGTTTGGAATGGACCAAGGAAGAGCGTTTAGACTTGGTCAAGGCCATCTATGAAACAGGTGTCCGCATTCCGACCATTTGTTTCTCAGGTCACCGTCGCTACCCGCTTGGCTCCAATGACCCTGCTCTTGAAGCCAAGTCCTTAGAAACCATGAAACAGTGTATCGAACTGGCTCAGGATTTGGGCGTTCGTGTCATCCAGTTGGCTGGCTACGACGTTTACTACGAGGAAAAATCACCTGAAACTAGAGAGCGTTTCATCAAGAATCTCCGTCAGGCTTGCGACTGGGCAGAACAGGCTCAGGTCATGTTGGGCATTGAAATTATGGATGATCCATTTATCAACTCAATTGAAAAATACCTAGCCGTTGAAAAAGAAATCGACTCGCCTTATCTCTTTGTCTATCCAGATACTGGAAACGTGTCTGCTTGGCATAATGACATTTACAGCGAATTTTACCTGGGACACCGTTCTATCGCAGCCCTTCACCTCAAGGATACCTATGCGGTAACCGAAAACTCCAAGGGTCAATTCCGTGATGTCCCATTTGGTCAGGGCTGTGTGGACTGGGACAATATGTTTGCAGTCTTGAAAAAGACCAACTACCAAGGTCCATTCTTGATTGAGATGTGGTCTGAAAACTGCGAAACGGTTGAGGAAACACGAGCAGCTATCAAGGAGGCACAAGATTTCCTCTATCCATTGATTGAGAAAGCGGGGTTAAACTAA
- a CDS encoding 3-keto-L-gulonate-6-phosphate decarboxylase UlaD — translation MKHIPNLQVALDHSDLQGAIKAAVSVGHEVDVIEAGTVCLLQVGSELVEVLRSLFQDKIIVADTKCADAGGTVAKNNAVRGADWMTCICSATIPTMAAALKAIKEVRGDKGEIQIELYGDWTYEQAQLWLDAGISQAIYHQSRDALLAGETWGEKDLNKVKKLVDMGFRVSVTGGLDVDTLKLFEGVDVFTFIAGRGITEAADPAAAAREFKDEIRRIWG, via the coding sequence ATGAAACATATTCCAAATTTACAAGTTGCCCTTGACCATTCAGACTTGCAGGGAGCGATTAAAGCAGCTGTTTCCGTTGGTCATGAAGTGGATGTTATCGAGGCAGGTACCGTTTGTTTGCTTCAAGTTGGTAGCGAATTGGTAGAAGTGCTACGTAGCCTCTTCCAAGACAAAATTATCGTTGCAGATACCAAGTGTGCGGATGCGGGTGGTACTGTGGCTAAAAACAATGCTGTTCGTGGTGCGGACTGGATGACTTGTATTTGTTCAGCAACTATTCCAACTATGGCAGCTGCTTTGAAGGCTATCAAGGAAGTGCGTGGTGATAAGGGTGAAATCCAAATCGAACTCTATGGTGACTGGACTTATGAACAGGCTCAACTCTGGTTGGACGCAGGTATTTCCCAAGCGATTTACCACCAATCGCGTGACGCCCTCCTTGCTGGCGAAACTTGGGGCGAAAAAGACCTCAATAAAGTGAAAAAATTGGTTGACATGGGCTTCCGTGTTTCTGTAACTGGTGGTTTGGACGTTGATACCCTTAAACTCTTCGAGGGTGTAGATGTCTTCACCTTTATCGCAGGTCGCGGTATCACAGAAGCAGCCGACCCAGCAGCAGCGGCGCGTGAATTTAAAGACGAAATCCGTCGTATCTGGGGGTAA
- a CDS encoding PTS sugar transporter subunit IIA translates to MNLQKSFTENNSIRLGLTAVTWQEAVHKAVEPLIESGAATEEYYDAIIASTEEYGPYYVLMPGMAMPHAQAGVGVLKDSFALITLTKPVVFSDGKEVSVLLTLAATDPKIHTSVAIPQIIALFELENSIERLIACQTPEEVLAMVEESKNSPYLEGLDLES, encoded by the coding sequence ATGAATTTACAAAAATCATTTACAGAAAATAATTCCATTCGCTTGGGATTGACAGCGGTAACCTGGCAGGAGGCTGTTCACAAGGCTGTTGAACCGCTGATTGAAAGTGGTGCTGCAACTGAGGAATACTACGACGCGATCATCGCATCAACTGAAGAATATGGACCTTACTATGTGCTCATGCCTGGTATGGCTATGCCTCACGCCCAAGCAGGTGTCGGCGTCTTGAAGGATTCCTTTGCTTTGATTACCTTGACAAAACCAGTCGTCTTCTCAGATGGGAAAGAAGTGTCTGTTCTGCTCACTCTTGCAGCTACCGATCCAAAGATTCATACATCCGTAGCTATTCCACAAATTATCGCCCTCTTCGAATTGGAAAATTCGATTGAGCGTTTGATTGCTTGTCAAACTCCTGAGGAAGTCTTGGCAATGGTGGAAGAGTCCAAAAACAGTCCTTACCTAGAAGGTTTAGATTTAGAAAGTTAG
- a CDS encoding PTS sugar transporter subunit IIB yields MVKVLTACGNGMGSSMVIKMKVENALRQLGVTDFQSASCSVGEAKGLAAGYDIVVASNHLISELEGRTKGHLVGLDNLMDDNEIKTKLQAVL; encoded by the coding sequence ATGGTTAAAGTTTTAACAGCCTGCGGAAACGGCATGGGCTCATCTATGGTCATCAAGATGAAGGTAGAAAACGCCCTTCGTCAACTCGGCGTAACAGATTTTCAATCAGCTTCTTGCTCAGTCGGTGAAGCAAAAGGTTTAGCGGCAGGATATGATATTGTCGTAGCCTCTAACCACTTGATTTCTGAGTTGGAAGGTCGCACGAAAGGTCACTTGGTTGGTCTTGACAACCTCATGGACGACAACGAAATCAAAACAAAATTACAAGCAGTGCTATAA
- a CDS encoding PTS ascorbate transporter subunit IIC, with translation MDFLQTPLNWFSQNILQNPAFFVGLLVLVGYALLKKKPHDVFAGFIKATVGYMILNVAAGGLVTTFRPILAALNYKFQIDAAVIDPYFGLAAANGKIAEEFPDFVSAATTALLIGFGVNILLVALRKVTKVRTLFITGHIMVQQAATVSLMVLFLIPALRNQFGTAAIGIICGIYWAVSSNMTVEPTQRLIGGGGFAIGHQQQFAIWFVDKIAPKLGKKEENLDNLKLPSFLNIFHDTVVASATLMLVFFGVILFILGPEIMANPEVITSGAPYNPAKQAFFMYVIQTAFTFSVYLFILMQGVRMFVAELTNAFQGISSKLLPGSFPAVDVAASYGFGSSNAVLSGFAFGLIGQLITIVLLIVFKSPILIITGFVPVFFDNAAIAVYADKRGGWKAAAILSFISGVLQVALGAVCVGLLELSGGYHGNIDFEVPWLPFGFAFKYLGIAGYVLVCLFLLAIPQLQFAKAKDKEAYYRGEAQAE, from the coding sequence ATGGATTTCCTTCAAACCCCATTAAACTGGTTCTCACAGAATATCCTGCAGAATCCAGCCTTCTTCGTAGGTCTTTTAGTGTTGGTGGGCTATGCCCTCTTAAAGAAAAAGCCTCATGATGTTTTTGCAGGGTTTATCAAAGCGACAGTCGGCTATATGATTTTGAACGTAGCAGCCGGTGGTTTGGTCACAACCTTCCGTCCGATTTTGGCGGCTTTGAACTATAAGTTCCAAATTGATGCGGCAGTTATTGACCCTTACTTCGGTCTTGCAGCAGCAAATGGGAAAATTGCTGAGGAGTTCCCTGATTTCGTATCAGCAGCCACTACAGCGCTCTTGATTGGTTTCGGTGTCAACATCCTCTTGGTGGCACTACGTAAGGTTACCAAAGTACGTACTCTGTTCATCACTGGACACATCATGGTACAACAAGCGGCAACAGTCTCATTGATGGTGCTCTTCCTCATCCCGGCTCTTCGTAACCAATTCGGTACAGCAGCGATTGGTATCATCTGTGGTATCTACTGGGCAGTCAGCTCAAACATGACAGTTGAGCCAACCCAACGATTGATAGGTGGCGGTGGATTTGCCATCGGTCACCAACAACAATTCGCAATCTGGTTTGTCGATAAGATTGCACCAAAACTTGGTAAAAAAGAAGAAAACTTGGATAACTTGAAGCTACCTAGCTTCCTCAACATCTTCCACGATACAGTTGTTGCTTCAGCGACATTGATGCTTGTATTCTTCGGTGTGATTTTGTTCATCTTGGGTCCAGAAATCATGGCAAATCCAGAAGTTATCACTTCAGGTGCTCCATACAACCCAGCTAAACAAGCCTTCTTTATGTATGTGATTCAAACAGCCTTCACCTTCTCAGTATATCTCTTCATTTTGATGCAAGGTGTCCGCATGTTCGTAGCAGAATTGACAAATGCCTTCCAAGGTATCTCAAGCAAATTGCTTCCTGGTTCATTCCCAGCGGTGGACGTTGCAGCTTCTTACGGCTTTGGTTCATCTAACGCAGTTCTTTCAGGTTTTGCCTTCGGTTTAATCGGTCAGTTGATTACAATCGTTCTCTTGATTGTCTTCAAGAGTCCAATCCTCATCATCACTGGTTTCGTACCTGTATTCTTCGATAACGCAGCTATCGCAGTGTACGCTGACAAACGTGGTGGTTGGAAAGCGGCAGCCATCCTTTCCTTCATCTCAGGTGTCCTTCAAGTTGCTCTTGGTGCAGTCTGCGTTGGCTTGCTTGAATTGAGCGGTGGTTACCACGGAAACATTGACTTTGAAGTGCCATGGTTACCATTTGGATTTGCATTTAAGTACCTCGGTATTGCTGGTTATGTTCTTGTCTGCCTCTTCTTATTGGCTATTCCGCAACTTCAATTTGCGAAAGCAAAAGATAAGGAAGCGTACTATCGTGGCGAGGCACAAGCAGAATAG
- a CDS encoding pullulanase, which translates to MKKKSVQNMKRTGMLEKKQIFGIRKLNVGVASVGIAAALFLSGAGQLVQAEEVVLPASTSSTTLSEQDGGAVEATTTAIEATDSMVAEATAVTETADATAPEEAPIEEGSIRLHFENVDETAPESQGLWTWGGVAEPSDGNQWPTDTANFSSSQVDDYGHYVDIKKSETPGTIGYLVLKNGEKITESDQKVELLVPEQNEAWIASDYSVSSYEPLKDENVLRINYTREDNNYEGWGVWTWGDTTEASSGWPAGAVDFKLGKYGAYVDIPLSNGLDSKLGFLLINQNNPDLAGNKTIDLAFADRKRHSQIFLRNDDDKVYTNPYFIEEKVELDTSKATPGTKNVTVGASVKAPFNYNESGLVSVTVTNPENAEIVKMEVDTSAIGGGLVPISTELNRVTIKATSSTAPGTYSLPVKVYDKDNGYYETKLDVTITERIKADGEKDWDEQVIYFMMTDRFYNGDTGNDKLVEGTASNPRGLYQGGDFKGVTAKLDYLEELGVDSIWLTPIVENIPQNVGSVKDGEYYAYHGYWASNFEKLNPHLGSLADFHELIDAAAEKGINIIVDVVLNHAGYGTEETFAGMVRTKEEDKQGDDQLGSLSGLPDFKTEEAAVRNQLVAWQASWLERSTTAKGNSIYAFRVDTVKHVDDTTWQHFKNELVDRDPDFHLIGETWGANYKDTKGDLGIGTMDSLLDFGFKDIAKYLVNGQLKAAGKELEERSKVLTSAASLGQFLGSHDEDGFLYSLGGAEKEGNLDKLKLAASLLITAKGQPVIYYGEEVGQSGQNNWPVYDNRYDFDWSKVETSDITDHYQKLLAFRNANSTLLSRGDTSTLAGNDSQGWLISKRSYQDQAAYLVFSTNTENKEMALEVSGKDVVVTDAYTGKSYQAIEKDGKWVVQVELPTIGQGGTMLLQTEAGDIVNASVQGATEEPIEAGYFRVHFKTLPSDNLSSLGLWTWDDVEKPSSDLGAWPTGATNFSTAKQDDYGYYLDIKMKDETASKISLLINNTSGDNITGDKTIERISTKMNEAWFDENYQLSLYQPLKEGYIRINYFRTDGNYDQKGLWIWGDVTDLTLGDWPNGIDFENQGKYGAYIDVKLTDLPSSIGFLLLDESKSGDDVKIQQKDYSFKDLKNQTQIFLKDDDATIYTNPYFVNNVRATGVSHVSLTALEAAFTTLEGADKDSILEKLSVTDKNGQTVAVTDLVLDLTSNKVRVLGDFNQENAGYTLKYGNDSFTTTMSWQLKDELYAYDGELGARVRQAGSVVDMTLWSPSADSVAVVLYDKDDQSKVVGKLAMTKGDKGQWDLELNSQSGLGIADYRGYYYHYEITRGDQSVLVLDPYAKSLAEWNSDLADTDPSYRIAKAAIVDPAEVGPSDLNYATIPNFNQREDAIIYEAHVRDFTADPAISDELTAQFGTFAAFAERLSYLKELGVTHIQLLPVMSYYFVNELKNAERMSEYASSNSNYNWGYDPQSYFAFTGMYSTDPTDPMKRIEEFKNLVNEIHKQGMGVILDVVYNHTSKTFLFEDLEPNYYHFMEADGTAKSSFGGGRLGTTHYMSRRVLVDSIKYLVDEFKVDGFRFDMMGDHDAEAIELAFTEAQKLNPNIIMLGEGWRTFTGDANQPVQPADQDWMSSTDTVAVFSDEIRNTLKSGYPNEGQPAFITGGAKSVESVFNNIKAQPGNFLADDPGDVIQYIAAHDNLTLFDIIAQSIKKDPSVTENYTEIHQRQRLGNLLVLTAQGTPFIHSGQEYGRTKQFRHPDYKEPVTEDKVPNKAHLLTNADGTPFDYPYYIHDSYDSSDAVNKFDWTKATDEALYPENTRTQAFTKGLIALRKSTDAFRLGTKEEVEQKVSLISIPGQNGIAKNDVVIAYQTIASNGDRYAVFVNADSKERSFVLSDIYKELLKGQVLVDGERAGVEALSDLVGVELTDSSVVLAPLTATVIRLPYITTALPDTAPTAEEKPSLDFTTKERTEETVLPIAEEVRYDATLAKGQSYVLQEGKAGKRVLVYQDVLVDGKVVATNLLSETVVDGEARIVVKGSMEAKDVVEKPSLSTPTAQASGQATSGASKASLPITGDRQSDLALLGLGLAGLGLTVAAQGRTKKSEE; encoded by the coding sequence ATGAAAAAGAAATCCGTTCAGAATATGAAACGAACAGGGATGCTAGAGAAGAAACAGATTTTTGGCATTCGTAAACTAAATGTAGGTGTAGCCTCTGTTGGGATTGCGGCTGCTCTGTTTTTAAGTGGAGCAGGTCAACTAGTGCAGGCAGAGGAAGTTGTCCTCCCTGCGTCAACTAGTTCAACGACTCTTTCGGAACAGGATGGCGGCGCGGTAGAAGCGACCACAACTGCGATAGAAGCTACAGATTCTATGGTAGCTGAAGCGACAGCGGTAACAGAAACAGCCGATGCAACTGCTCCAGAGGAAGCTCCTATCGAAGAAGGCAGCATTCGTCTGCACTTTGAAAATGTAGATGAAACAGCACCAGAAAGTCAAGGACTTTGGACTTGGGGAGGAGTGGCAGAGCCGTCCGATGGTAATCAATGGCCAACGGATACAGCGAACTTTTCAAGCAGTCAGGTAGATGACTACGGCCATTACGTTGATATTAAAAAATCTGAGACACCAGGAACGATTGGTTATCTGGTTCTCAAGAATGGGGAAAAAATAACAGAATCGGACCAGAAAGTGGAGCTACTTGTTCCGGAACAAAATGAGGCTTGGATTGCTAGTGATTATAGCGTGTCTAGTTATGAGCCACTCAAAGATGAAAATGTCCTCCGTATCAACTACACCCGTGAAGACAATAATTATGAAGGTTGGGGCGTATGGACTTGGGGAGATACGACTGAAGCAAGTAGCGGCTGGCCAGCAGGTGCCGTTGACTTTAAACTTGGCAAATACGGCGCCTATGTTGACATTCCTCTATCGAATGGTTTAGATTCCAAGCTTGGATTTCTGCTAATCAATCAGAATAATCCAGATTTGGCAGGCAATAAAACAATTGATTTAGCCTTTGCAGATCGTAAACGGCATAGCCAAATTTTCCTTCGCAATGACGACGACAAAGTCTATACCAATCCATATTTTATCGAAGAGAAAGTAGAACTCGATACAAGTAAAGCTACTCCAGGTACAAAAAATGTGACTGTTGGGGCAAGTGTGAAAGCACCATTCAACTACAATGAAAGTGGCTTGGTATCTGTAACCGTCACCAACCCTGAAAATGCTGAAATAGTCAAAATGGAAGTCGATACAAGTGCCATCGGTGGAGGTCTTGTGCCAATCTCTACTGAGCTCAATCGTGTGACCATTAAAGCGACGTCTAGCACAGCGCCAGGGACATATAGTCTTCCTGTAAAGGTCTATGACAAGGACAACGGTTACTACGAAACAAAATTGGATGTGACCATTACAGAGCGTATCAAGGCAGATGGTGAAAAAGACTGGGACGAGCAAGTCATCTACTTCATGATGACAGACCGTTTCTATAATGGAGACACCGGCAATGACAAGCTAGTGGAAGGAACAGCCTCCAACCCACGCGGTCTTTACCAGGGCGGTGACTTCAAAGGAGTGACAGCCAAGCTGGACTACTTGGAAGAATTGGGTGTGGACTCTATCTGGTTGACTCCGATTGTGGAAAATATTCCACAGAATGTTGGTAGCGTAAAAGATGGAGAATACTATGCTTATCATGGTTATTGGGCATCCAATTTTGAGAAACTAAATCCGCATTTGGGAAGTTTAGCTGATTTCCACGAATTGATTGATGCCGCAGCCGAAAAAGGCATCAATATTATTGTTGACGTGGTGCTTAACCATGCTGGCTATGGTACAGAAGAAACCTTTGCAGGTATGGTACGGACTAAGGAAGAAGACAAGCAGGGAGATGACCAATTAGGCTCATTATCTGGATTACCAGACTTCAAGACAGAAGAAGCTGCTGTTCGCAATCAGTTGGTTGCTTGGCAGGCATCTTGGTTGGAACGTTCAACAACTGCCAAGGGCAACTCTATCTATGCTTTCCGTGTCGATACAGTCAAACACGTTGATGATACCACATGGCAACATTTCAAAAATGAATTGGTGGATAGAGATCCTGACTTCCACTTGATTGGGGAAACTTGGGGAGCGAATTATAAGGATACCAAGGGTGACTTGGGTATCGGCACTATGGATAGTTTGTTGGACTTTGGCTTCAAGGATATCGCCAAATATCTGGTCAATGGTCAACTAAAAGCAGCTGGAAAAGAGCTGGAAGAACGTAGCAAGGTTCTGACTAGTGCAGCTTCTCTGGGTCAATTCTTGGGCAGTCACGACGAAGATGGTTTCCTCTACAGTCTCGGTGGCGCAGAAAAAGAAGGAAATCTGGACAAACTGAAATTGGCTGCTAGTCTTTTGATTACTGCTAAAGGTCAGCCAGTCATTTACTACGGTGAAGAAGTGGGGCAATCTGGACAAAACAACTGGCCAGTTTATGACAACCGGTACGATTTCGATTGGAGCAAGGTAGAGACTAGCGACATCACAGACCACTATCAGAAATTATTGGCTTTCCGCAATGCCAATTCAACATTGCTCTCACGTGGTGATACAAGCACACTTGCTGGAAATGATAGCCAAGGTTGGCTTATCAGCAAACGCAGTTACCAAGATCAAGCTGCCTATCTTGTCTTCTCGACCAATACCGAGAACAAGGAAATGGCGCTTGAAGTATCTGGTAAAGATGTAGTTGTCACAGATGCCTACACAGGAAAATCTTATCAAGCTATCGAGAAAGACGGTAAATGGGTTGTTCAAGTCGAACTGCCAACAATCGGTCAAGGTGGCACCATGCTCCTTCAGACAGAAGCAGGTGACATCGTCAATGCAAGTGTGCAAGGAGCAACTGAAGAACCAATTGAAGCAGGCTACTTCCGTGTTCACTTTAAAACTCTACCATCTGATAATTTATCTAGCCTAGGTTTATGGACATGGGATGATGTCGAAAAACCATCGTCAGATCTTGGTGCTTGGCCAACAGGTGCAACCAATTTCAGCACGGCTAAACAGGATGACTATGGCTATTATCTTGATATCAAGATGAAAGATGAAACAGCCAGCAAGATTAGTCTGTTGATTAATAACACTTCTGGTGATAACATCACAGGTGACAAGACCATTGAACGGATTAGCACCAAGATGAATGAAGCTTGGTTTGATGAGAATTATCAACTCAGCCTCTATCAACCACTTAAAGAAGGCTACATCCGTATCAATTACTTCCGTACCGATGGCAATTATGATCAAAAAGGTCTCTGGATCTGGGGTGATGTGACTGACCTTACCCTGGGTGACTGGCCAAATGGTATTGATTTTGAAAACCAAGGCAAGTACGGTGCCTATATTGATGTCAAATTGACAGATTTACCAAGTTCCATTGGCTTCTTGCTATTGGATGAAAGCAAGTCAGGAGACGATGTGAAGATTCAGCAGAAAGATTATAGCTTTAAAGATTTGAAAAATCAGACACAAATCTTCCTCAAGGATGATGATGCGACTATTTACACCAACCCTTATTTTGTCAATAATGTCCGTGCGACAGGTGTTTCTCACGTTAGCCTAACAGCCTTAGAAGCAGCCTTTACAACATTGGAAGGTGCGGATAAGGATAGCATCTTGGAGAAATTGTCTGTAACAGATAAGAATGGTCAGACAGTTGCAGTGACGGACCTTGTCTTGGACCTTACCAGCAACAAGGTGCGAGTCCTCGGGGATTTCAACCAAGAAAATGCGGGCTATACCCTCAAATATGGCAATGATAGCTTCACAACAACTATGAGCTGGCAGTTGAAGGATGAGCTCTATGCTTATGATGGAGAGCTTGGTGCGCGTGTGCGTCAGGCTGGTAGTGTCGTTGATATGACTCTCTGGTCTCCAAGTGCAGACAGTGTGGCAGTCGTTCTTTATGATAAGGATGATCAATCTAAGGTGGTCGGTAAATTGGCCATGACCAAGGGGGATAAGGGACAATGGGACCTCGAATTGAACAGCCAATCAGGTCTTGGTATCGCGGACTATCGTGGTTACTACTACCATTATGAAATCACTCGTGGGGATCAATCTGTTCTTGTTTTAGACCCATATGCTAAATCTTTAGCGGAGTGGAATAGTGATTTGGCAGATACAGATCCATCTTATCGGATTGCAAAAGCTGCGATTGTGGACCCAGCAGAAGTTGGTCCAAGTGATTTGAACTATGCCACAATTCCTAACTTCAATCAGCGTGAAGATGCTATTATCTATGAGGCTCATGTCCGTGACTTCACAGCCGATCCTGCTATTTCCGATGAATTGACTGCTCAGTTTGGTACCTTTGCTGCCTTTGCAGAGCGTCTCAGCTACCTCAAGGAATTGGGTGTGACTCATATTCAATTATTGCCTGTTATGAGCTACTATTTTGTCAATGAATTGAAAAATGCAGAGCGGATGAGTGAGTACGCGTCAAGCAACAGTAACTACAACTGGGGTTATGATCCACAGAGCTACTTTGCCTTTACAGGTATGTATTCTACAGATCCGACAGATCCAATGAAACGTATCGAAGAGTTCAAAAATCTGGTCAATGAAATCCACAAACAAGGCATGGGTGTGATTTTGGATGTGGTCTATAACCACACTTCTAAGACCTTCTTATTTGAAGACTTAGAGCCAAACTATTATCACTTCATGGAGGCAGATGGTACGGCTAAATCAAGCTTTGGTGGTGGTCGTCTGGGGACCACTCACTACATGAGCCGTCGTGTCTTAGTTGATTCCATCAAGTATCTTGTGGATGAGTTTAAGGTAGATGGTTTCCGCTTCGATATGATGGGGGACCATGATGCCGAAGCAATTGAGCTGGCCTTTACTGAGGCTCAAAAACTCAATCCAAACATCATTATGCTTGGTGAAGGATGGAGAACCTTTACAGGTGATGCTAATCAGCCTGTTCAGCCAGCGGACCAAGACTGGATGAGTTCAACAGATACGGTTGCGGTATTCTCAGATGAAATTCGCAATACACTTAAATCTGGTTATCCAAACGAAGGTCAGCCAGCCTTTATCACAGGGGGTGCTAAGAGTGTTGAGTCTGTCTTCAATAACATCAAGGCACAACCAGGCAACTTCTTGGCAGATGATCCAGGTGATGTGATCCAGTATATTGCTGCGCATGATAACTTGACCCTCTTTGATATTATCGCTCAGTCCATCAAGAAGGATCCGTCAGTTACTGAAAACTATACTGAAATTCACCAACGTCAACGCTTGGGTAATTTGCTAGTTTTGACTGCTCAAGGGACACCGTTTATTCATTCTGGTCAGGAGTATGGACGGACCAAACAGTTCCGCCATCCTGATTATAAGGAACCAGTTACAGAGGACAAGGTACCGAACAAAGCGCATTTGTTGACAAATGCTGATGGTACACCATTTGACTATCCATACTACATTCATGATTCTTACGATTCATCGGATGCGGTCAACAAGTTTGACTGGACCAAAGCGACAGATGAGGCGCTCTATCCAGAGAATACCCGTACTCAGGCCTTTACAAAAGGATTGATTGCCTTGCGCAAATCTACAGATGCCTTCCGTTTGGGAACAAAAGAAGAAGTTGAACAGAAGGTTAGCTTGATTTCAATTCCAGGTCAAAATGGTATTGCTAAAAATGATGTGGTCATTGCCTATCAAACCATTGCAAGCAATGGGGACCGCTATGCTGTTTTTGTCAACGCCGACAGTAAGGAGCGCAGCTTTGTTCTTTCTGATATTTACAAAGAATTGCTTAAGGGTCAAGTGCTGGTTGACGGTGAACGTGCAGGTGTAGAAGCATTGTCTGATTTAGTGGGTGTCGAATTGACTGATAGCTCAGTTGTTCTTGCACCGTTGACTGCAACAGTGATTCGTTTGCCTTATATCACTACGGCGCTTCCAGATACAGCGCCTACTGCTGAAGAAAAACCAAGTCTAGACTTTACTACCAAGGAACGTACAGAAGAAACAGTCCTTCCGATTGCAGAGGAAGTTCGCTATGATGCAACACTTGCAAAAGGTCAATCTTATGTGCTTCAAGAAGGTAAGGCAGGTAAGAGAGTCTTAGTTTATCAAGATGTCTTGGTTGACGGCAAGGTAGTAGCAACAAATCTGTTATCTGAAACAGTTGTAGATGGTGAGGCGCGGATTGTTGTTAAGGGTAGTATGGAGGCTAAGGATGTGGTAGAAAAACCAAGTCTTTCTACTCCAACAGCTCAAGCGTCTGGACAAGCGACAAGTGGTGCAAGCAAGGCGAGTCTGCCGATTACGGGTGACCGACAAAGCGATTTGGCACTTCTAGGTCTCGGACTTGCTGGACTTGGTTTGACAGTTGCTGCGCAAGGAAGAACTAAAAAATCAGAAGAGTAA